In one Silene latifolia isolate original U9 population chromosome 10, ASM4854445v1, whole genome shotgun sequence genomic region, the following are encoded:
- the LOC141607104 gene encoding uncharacterized protein LOC141607104, whose protein sequence is MVNNKVTRSSENQLDDSLQSLEAKLKHVQEDMINIQATLGEIAQKQQQDRIDWQSALKVQGQGLDQSNARMEDMLRQLDQLVTNNQGNNHRGILNGGIQINPNPNSNFARFSKIEFPKFWGDDIQGWLYKVEQVFEVDSTSGNIRVKLVSIHLEGKALLWHQSLMKTRPIGDWPTWSDYKAAILLRFGTSPYDDPTAEIMNLRQKGSVENYQDQFDSILNRTDLTEKQAISCFLKGLDTDIQSTNSPSFTPNFFSTTQHSNNSTKNAFQKIKSAELSKKEVQERRAKNLYFNCNETWAPNHKCTTQLHSIQVLTLEADEGDGSDSGEGLAEGLEQSVQSVQYWQEDTVPPLISLNVIHGNASYQTMRVTGKMKGNPIHILIDSGSTHNFLDTTTTHKLGCQIKSTCPFMVTVANGETIISKSMCQGFKWHIQGHGFATDVKLVPLGGCEMVLGIQWLESLGPVLWDFKQIRMEFTVQKRKHVLRGCQSRTLQWVSAKQMQTTLAKQPPGAQLFAMRAYPLLECTNMEGSYVDPIIQGLLQEFEDVFKEPTTLPQHREHDHQIHIKEGIAPVNLRPYRYPVVQKDAIEQIVNEMLEPGVVRPSQSPFSFPIVMVKKKDGTWRLCVDYRELNKSIIRDTFPMPVIEELLDELHGAAIFSKIDLRSGYWQIRMHPRDIPKTAFRTHEGHYEFLVMPFGLTNAPSTFQHLMNSIFKPYLRKFILVFFDDILIYSKDITQHVQHLRLAFEILRQHTLFAKMSKCSFGSTSIEYLGYIICDKGVSTAQPRFKPWWSGLYLKISRN, encoded by the exons ATGGTGAACAACAAGGTTACACGCAGTTCTGAGAATCAATTGGACGACTCTTTGCAATCTTTGGAGGCCAAATTGAAGCATGTTCAGGAAGACATGATCAACATTCAAGCAACTTTGGGGGAAATTGCCCAGAAACAGCAGCAAGATCGAATTGATTGGCAATCGGCATTGAAGGTGCAAGGTCAGGGGTTGGATCAATCAAATGCTAGAATGGAGGATATGCTGCGTCAATTGGATCAATTGGTGACCAATAATCAGGGTAATAATCACAGAGGAATTCTTAATGGAGGTATTCAaataaaccctaaccctaattccaATTTTGCTCGTTTTTCTAAAATCGAATTTCCTAAGTTTTGGGGGGATGATATTCAGGGGTGGTTGTATAAAGTCGAACAAGTCTTTGAAGTCGATTCAACCTCTGGAAACATTAGAGTTAAATTGGTATCCATCCATTTAGAGGGTAAAGCTTTGTTGTGGCACCAATCTTTAATGAAGACCAGACCCATTGGTGACTGGCCTACTTGGTCAGATTATAAGGCTGCAATATTACTTAGGTTTGGCACATCCCCTTATGATGATCCCACTGCTGAAATCATGAACTTAAGACAAAAAGGTTCAGTAGAAAATTATCAGGATCAATTTGACAGCATCCTAAATAGAACTGACTTAACTGAAAAACAGGCAATCAGTTGTTTTCTTAAGGGTCTTGATACTGACATACAGAGCACG AATTCTCCATCTTTTACACCAAATTTTTTTTCAACTACACAACATTCCAATAATTCCACAAAAAATGCCTTTCAAAAAATTAAGTCAGCAGAGTTGAGTAAAAAAGAGGTGCAGGAACGGAGAGCAAAAAACTTGTATTTTAATTGTAATGAAACTTGGGCCCCCAATCATAAATGCACAACACAATTACATAGTATCCAGGTTCTGACCTTGGAAGCAGACGAAGGGGATGGTTCTGACTCGGGAGAGGGGTTAGCTGAAGGACTTGAGCAGTCTGTCCAGTCTGTTCAGTATTGGCAAGAAGACACTGTTCCACCCTTAATTTCACTTAATGTTATTCATGGGAATGCCAGTTATCAGACTATGAGAGTAACTGGTAAGATGAAGGGGAACCCTATTCACATTCTGATAGATTCTGGAAGCACTCATAACTTCCTAGACACAACCACTACACACAAGCTTGGGTGTCAAATTAAAAGCACTTGTCCTTTTATGGTGACTGTAGCAAATGGGGAGACTATAATTTCAAAATCTATGTGTCAAGGGTTTAAATGGCATATTCAGGGGCATGGATTTGCTACTGATGTTAAGTTAGTACCACTGGGAGGTTGTGAAATGGTGCTAGGCATTCAGTGGCTTGAGTCCTTGGGACCAGTTCTTTGGGACTTCAAACAAATCAGAATGGAGTTTACTGTTCAGAAAAGGAAACATGTGTTGAGGGGTTGTCAGAGTCGAACATTGCAATGGGTGTCTGCCAAGCAAATGCAGACCACTTTAGCAAAACAGCCACCTGGTGCTCAGTTATTTGCCATGAGAGCTTATCCCTTACTTGAGTGCACCAACATGGAAGGGTCATATGTTGACCCCATAATTCAGGGTCTTCTTCAGGAATTTGAGGATGTCTTTAAGGAACCCACCACCTTACCCCAACATAGGGAACATGATCATCAAATTCACATAAAAGAGGGTATAGCACCAGTCAACTTGAGGCCATATAGGTATCCCGTGGTTCAGAAAGATGCTATTGAACAGATTGTGAATGAGATGTTGGAGCCAGGAGTAGTAAGGCCTAGTCAAAGTCCATTCTCTTTTCCAATTGTGATGGTTAAAAAGAAAGATGGTACTTGGAGACTCTGCGTGGACTATAGGGAATTAAATAAGAGTATAATAAGGGATACGTTTCCCATGCCTGTTATTGAGGAGTTGTTGGATGAGTTGCATGGAGCTGCTATTTTTTCAAAAATTGACCTAAGATCAGGTTACTGGCAAATTAGGATGCATCCAAGAGACATTCCCAAAACTGCTTTTAGAACCCATGAAGGTCATTATGAGTTTTTGGTTATGCCTTTTGGCCTAACTAATGCACCCTCCACATTTCAGCATTTGATGAACTCAATATTCAAACCTTACTTGAGGAAATTCATCTTAGTTTTCTTTGATGACATTCTAATATACAGCAAAGATATTACTCAGCATGTGCAACATCTCAGACTTGCTTTTGAAATCCTTAGACAGCACACATTATTTGCAAAAATGTCTAAGTGTTCCTTTGGGAGTACAAGTATTGAATACTTGGGTTATATTATCTGTGATAAAGGGGTTAGTACTGCCCAACCAAGATTCAAGCCATGGTGGAGTGGCCTGTACCTAAAAATATCAAGGAATTAA